The SAR324 cluster bacterium genome contains the following window.
AGATTTATTTTGCATTATTGACAGGTCTGTATTGCATGAATGGCGATAAATTGTTAAGAAACGTTTATCAATTTGTAAGCGTTTCAGCTTTTAGTATTCAGCTTTCAGTGTTTAGGCGCCTCAGAAGCATTATGACTCTATAGCAGAAAAAATCGTTTGGCTTCCAGGCCTTGAGAATTTCTGAAAACAGATAGCTGACGGCTGTAACGCTTACATCAATGTTATATACCATTCAAAATTCCACTGTGTTTAGAGTGATATTATGGAAAAAACTACAGGGCATGTATTGTATGTCGAAGATGAAAAAGCATTGCGCGATGTGACCTCATTTCAACTAAAAACGATTGGGTGTCAGGTTTCGACAGCAGGACATGGCAAAGAAGCGCTGGATTTCATGGAAAAACAGATCCCTGATCTTGTGCTTACAGATGCGATGATGCCTGTCATGAACGGTTTCGATCTGGTAAAAGCCATGCAGGAAAATGAAAGATTGAAAGCTATTCCTGTTATTTTTATCTCTGCCAACGCGCAGGATTCCAGCAAAGCTCAGGCCTTTGGTACAGGAGCGATTGACTATCTGCAGAAACCCGTTTCAATGAAAGAATTGATCTTCAAGGTGCAGAACAATCTTAAACTGGCGGCTACAAACAAACAGCAGCGCGAGCACATTGCCTATAATCTCAAGAATGCCATGGAAAGTATTGATGCCCTGAAGGATCAAACCCAGATTCTGGCTGAAATCATGAAACGGACTCTGGGAATGCGACAACTGGAAGACATTCACCAGATTGCGGATAAGGCTGTAGCCGGATTTTTTGAGTTATGTGGCGCAGAAGTGAATTTCTGGAGACAACTTTCGGGCAAGTCGGTGATGATGGGAACCAGACATCCCGCTGATGAAATTGAAAATTCAAGGCTGGAACGAATAGAAAGTGTATTCGCCAGCAAGGAAGCAATCACGGAACCCTCACTCCTGCTATATACCGAAGGCTATGTCATGGAAGTCCTTCGCTGGACTGAAGATATGCCGAAGATCATGGAGGTGATGCAACTATATTTCAGCCAGATTGCTGATATTTTCACATCGTTCAAGGATGCTGCCATATTCAGAAAGGTATCTGGTGAGTTGCATGAAATTTTGAAAATCAGAAATACCCTCGTATCGAACCTGGAACATATCCGCTCAGACTCCAATGTCAATGTCAGCAATATCAGTTCCGGGATTGAACAGATTTCAGATCTGGCCTTTAAGGAAACCCTCAGTCCTGAAGACATGGAACAATTGAGAGAGATTTCCACAGAAGTACTCACACTCACTCAATATGGAGATCTGGCAAATCAAAAGATTTTTGCCATCATTCACTCCCTCTCTCAGATATTTGCCTCTCTCGAAGATGATGTTGGAGTGGAATCCGTAGAGATGGAACTATCCATCAGTGAAGTCAGTTCAGACAGCATTGCCGGTTCAGAAGAATCAAACCAGCAAAGTGTTGATGATTTGCTGGCAAATCTTGGATTGTAAATTTCATGACTCGACAAGAACTTTATACGTCACTGAGGAATACCCGATATTTCATCAATTTTTCTGAAGAGGATCTGTTATTTTTAATGGAACTGCTGGAACTTCGCAGTTTTCCGCCGAACCATGTGGTGCTTCAACAAGGACAGATAAATCAGGATATTTTTTTTATTCTGGAAGGACATGTTGTCCTGAAAACTGATCAGGAAACCATCTGCCAGTTCACCCGCCGTGGCGATATGTTCGGTGAGATGAGCGCACTCACCGCAAGACCCAGTGAAGTGACCATTGAATCCATCGGTGCTCTGGAAGTGGCTGTTATTCCGGCGAAAGCTTCAGCCTTTGTAACCCGAAATCCACAACATTCATTCTATCCTCTGTTTTATCAATGGCTGTTCCAGATCATTGCCGATAAACTTCATCTTATTTCACAGAAAGCCAAACAATTCGAAGAAACCAACCGGCTCAAAGACGACTTTCTTGCCATTGCCACCCATGATCTGCGGGCTCCGGTTAGCAGTATCATTACCATCCTTGAAGTGATTCTGACCAACTATGATCTGGAATCGCATGTACAGGAAATGCTGACGTCCTGTATGGAAATATGCAATGATCAGCTTTCCTTGATCAATAATTTTCTGGATATTGCCAAAATCGAATCCGGACAGCTTGAACTTGAATATAAAGCGCTGTCTCCCGCAGAATTGTTGGGCCAAATCAAACAGGGCATGAATCATCACAGGGTTCTGGCCAATAACAAAAATATTTCCTTGCAGATTGAGTTGCACAATCCAGTCAACGATTCAGATCATTTGTTCTTCCAGACCAATGAGAACCAGATCAAAATCAAACAAGTCTCTGTATTCACAGCAAACTTCCCCATTGTTTCACTGGATATTTCCAAGGTCAGGCAAGTCCTTAACAATCTGGTCAGTAACGCCATCAAGTTCACTCCGGAACATGGTCAAATCACCTTGAAAATCAGTCATCCCAACCCTGAGATCGTTCAGTTTTCTGTTCAGGATTCGGGAATGGGAATCAGTCCTGAAAATATCAAATTGATCTTTGATAAATACAAGCAGGTAAAAAATAAAAATGTGGGCACGAAAGGGGAACGGGGCACCGGTCTGGGACTTGCCATCTGTAAAAACATGGTGGAATTGCACCATGGAACCATCTGGGTTGAGAGCAAACCCGGTCATGGCAGTGTGTTCCATTTCACACTCCCCATGAGAAAACAGAAAACAGACGCTGTTTCTGACACCACCTCATCCATATCCACCCCCTTACCGAACGTTGTCTCCGAACCGATTGAACAACCAGAAAACAAGAGTTCCGGCGATCAGCAGAAACAGATATGGAAATTACTCTCAACTTCTTCTTTTTTTAAGGATTTTACGGATGAGGATCTAAGTCTGCTGTTGCCTCTCAGCCAACTCCGGCAGTTTGAGAAAGAGGATATTCTGATTCACCAGGGAGACACCACAGATAACCGTATTTTTTTCCTGCTCAAAGGTCAGGTTTCTGTGTATGTCGACAAAAGATTCATCCTGATGCTGAACCAGACCTGGGATATATTTGGAGAAATGGCCATCTGCAGCGCGGCTCCCCGATCCGCGTCTGTGATTGCTGATAGTTCTGTGCAGGCGTTGATTCTAGATGCTTCCATTGTGCATGATCCCTCTCAACAACATAATTATCAGTTCAGGTATTATTTTTATAACATGCTTGCCGCAATCATGTCCCGTAAACTGAAAACAACTTCTGACCGGGCAAAATTGTATGAAGACGCCTTGACACAGAATCAGCAGATGTCTGAATACAGCCATGGACTTGAAAAACGATTGCAGGATAATCTGGAACACATGCTGTTGTATACCCACATGATCAACAGTGTGCAGGAAGGAATCTTCATCATGACCCCCACAGGAAAAATCACCATGACAAATCCGGCAATTCAGACGCTGTTTTTCATGCGCGATACCGAAATAATCGGAAGAGATCTGGTTGATTTTGTGACGGAGGAGGATTCTCAAAACAGGCTTGAAAACCAATTTATTCCCAATAATGATCACAAATCATGGCTGGGGGAAGTGCTCTGCCACAATGACTCGGGGCATGCTTTCCCGGCCTACCTGTCCATGTCTCCTGTCCGGAATCCCCAAAATGAAATTCTGGCGTTATCCTGTATCATTCGGGATATCACCCGACAAAAAGAACAGGCAACGAGGATTATGGAACAAACAAATTCTCTGGAACAGGCCTATGCGGAATTGCAGGAACTGGATAAACTCAAGGATAACTTTCTGACCTTAATGTCGCATGAAATGCGAACCCCTCTCAGCACGGTCATGGCTTGTGCAGAGATGCTCAATACGCCCGGAATGGTAGCACCTGAAGATCAGCCTGCGCTGCTGGGACCCTTGTTGAGCGAAACACAGAAACTGGACAAACTGATTGGACGGGTCATTTATTTTTCCAATCTGGAACAGGGAACTCATGAATTCCAATTCATGCCGGGAAATATTTATGAACTGATGCAGAGACTGCATACCCGCTGGAATCCAGTCGCCCTGGAAAAAGGTCTGGAAATGGGACTGGAATGCTCGCGTTCCCTGCGCCATATTCAAATGGATATTGAAAGCATGGACATCGTGCTGGACGCTATTCTGGAAAACGCTGTCATGTTCACGGATTCTGGTTTTATTGAAATCAAGGTGACGCAGAACCAAACCGGAACCATCATCAGCATCCGTGATACAGGAATTGGCATTGCACCGGAAAACATTCCCAAAGTATTCAAAAAATTTGAAACCTTTACGGATATGACCTATCACCAACATGGAATGGGTCTGGGAATGCCGGTTTCCAAACTGATTATATCCGCGCATCATGGCGAAATCTGGCTGGAAAGCACCGTAAAAGAGGGAAGCACTTTTTTTGTGTCACTCCCCCGCAGTCATGATTGATCCCGAAATAAAGTTTGATCCCGCACAGCAAAGTTGAGTAGACTCCATTCATATTCCATATAATTTTCTCCATTTGCCTTCTATTCAAAGATTTTCATGCACGGTATTACGTTTTTTCAGGATCTGGCAGTCATTATTATCACAGCCGGGGTGGTGAGTGTTTTATTTTATCGTTTTCGTCAACCCATCATCCTGGGCTATCTGGTGGCCGGCATGGTGGTGGGACCCCATTTGCTAAGTTGGAATATGGTAAAGGATGAAGCGACTATCCGGAGCATCGGGGAACTGGGGGTAGTGTTTCTGATGTTTGCGCTGGGTCTCCATTTCAGCCTCCGGCAACTGTTTCGAGTTGGGATTTCCGCATTGATTGTCGCGTTGCTGGAAATTTCAATCATGATCTCCCTGGGATATGGAGCCGGGCGTACCTTTGGCGGCAG
Protein-coding sequences here:
- a CDS encoding cyclic nucleotide-binding domain-containing protein, whose protein sequence is MTRQELYTSLRNTRYFINFSEEDLLFLMELLELRSFPPNHVVLQQGQINQDIFFILEGHVVLKTDQETICQFTRRGDMFGEMSALTARPSEVTIESIGALEVAVIPAKASAFVTRNPQHSFYPLFYQWLFQIIADKLHLISQKAKQFEETNRLKDDFLAIATHDLRAPVSSIITILEVILTNYDLESHVQEMLTSCMEICNDQLSLINNFLDIAKIESGQLELEYKALSPAELLGQIKQGMNHHRVLANNKNISLQIELHNPVNDSDHLFFQTNENQIKIKQVSVFTANFPIVSLDISKVRQVLNNLVSNAIKFTPEHGQITLKISHPNPEIVQFSVQDSGMGISPENIKLIFDKYKQVKNKNVGTKGERGTGLGLAICKNMVELHHGTIWVESKPGHGSVFHFTLPMRKQKTDAVSDTTSSISTPLPNVVSEPIEQPENKSSGDQQKQIWKLLSTSSFFKDFTDEDLSLLLPLSQLRQFEKEDILIHQGDTTDNRIFFLLKGQVSVYVDKRFILMLNQTWDIFGEMAICSAAPRSASVIADSSVQALILDASIVHDPSQQHNYQFRYYFYNMLAAIMSRKLKTTSDRAKLYEDALTQNQQMSEYSHGLEKRLQDNLEHMLLYTHMINSVQEGIFIMTPTGKITMTNPAIQTLFFMRDTEIIGRDLVDFVTEEDSQNRLENQFIPNNDHKSWLGEVLCHNDSGHAFPAYLSMSPVRNPQNEILALSCIIRDITRQKEQATRIMEQTNSLEQAYAELQELDKLKDNFLTLMSHEMRTPLSTVMACAEMLNTPGMVAPEDQPALLGPLLSETQKLDKLIGRVIYFSNLEQGTHEFQFMPGNIYELMQRLHTRWNPVALEKGLEMGLECSRSLRHIQMDIESMDIVLDAILENAVMFTDSGFIEIKVTQNQTGTIISIRDTGIGIAPENIPKVFKKFETFTDMTYHQHGMGLGMPVSKLIISAHHGEIWLESTVKEGSTFFVSLPRSHD
- a CDS encoding response regulator, with protein sequence MEKTTGHVLYVEDEKALRDVTSFQLKTIGCQVSTAGHGKEALDFMEKQIPDLVLTDAMMPVMNGFDLVKAMQENERLKAIPVIFISANAQDSSKAQAFGTGAIDYLQKPVSMKELIFKVQNNLKLAATNKQQREHIAYNLKNAMESIDALKDQTQILAEIMKRTLGMRQLEDIHQIADKAVAGFFELCGAEVNFWRQLSGKSVMMGTRHPADEIENSRLERIESVFASKEAITEPSLLLYTEGYVMEVLRWTEDMPKIMEVMQLYFSQIADIFTSFKDAAIFRKVSGELHEILKIRNTLVSNLEHIRSDSNVNVSNISSGIEQISDLAFKETLSPEDMEQLREISTEVLTLTQYGDLANQKIFAIIHSLSQIFASLEDDVGVESVEMELSISEVSSDSIAGSEESNQQSVDDLLANLGL